From the Amycolatopsis thermoflava N1165 genome, one window contains:
- a CDS encoding LLM class flavin-dependent oxidoreductase: protein MPAPLRIGFALNFRTSSRDIDAVARVYEEVLDTIAYADRLGIDSVWVGQHHFDNTDGPFASPLPFLVAAAARTSHITLGTGITTVPFEDPVRLAEDAAVVDALTHGRVHLGLGTGGANLDGFAAFGLRPEQRHALFGDKVAKLHAALEGRPLSGGADGPRLYPPGTRVRGQLWQAATSLAGATAAGAAGDGLQQGAFFDPADTGQAPKVRAYLEAWQGARPDEAPRVAVFRFVYPGRDKETVLREVEPVLGPRLAALAERAALSGNPALRGLSVREYLDLVPFHGSPDDIAERVATDPAIAAGATDFVANFSYRDEFDVANAQARVHTLATEIGPAIGWRPAVALR from the coding sequence ATGCCTGCACCGCTGAGAATCGGCTTCGCGCTGAACTTCCGGACCTCCTCGCGGGACATCGATGCCGTGGCTCGCGTCTACGAGGAAGTGCTCGACACGATCGCCTACGCCGACCGGCTCGGGATCGACAGCGTGTGGGTGGGCCAGCACCACTTCGACAACACCGACGGCCCGTTCGCCTCGCCGCTGCCGTTCCTGGTCGCGGCGGCCGCCAGGACGTCGCACATCACGCTCGGCACCGGTATCACCACCGTGCCGTTCGAGGATCCCGTCCGCCTGGCCGAGGACGCCGCGGTCGTCGACGCCCTGACGCACGGGCGGGTCCACCTCGGACTCGGCACCGGCGGCGCGAACCTCGACGGCTTCGCCGCGTTCGGGTTGCGGCCGGAACAGCGGCACGCGCTGTTCGGCGACAAGGTGGCCAAGCTGCACGCCGCCCTCGAGGGGCGTCCGTTGTCCGGTGGCGCGGACGGGCCTCGCCTGTACCCGCCGGGAACCCGGGTGCGCGGGCAGCTGTGGCAGGCGGCCACGAGCCTGGCCGGCGCAACGGCGGCGGGAGCGGCCGGCGACGGGCTGCAGCAGGGCGCCTTCTTCGATCCCGCGGACACCGGTCAGGCGCCCAAGGTGCGCGCCTACCTCGAGGCGTGGCAAGGCGCCCGGCCGGACGAGGCGCCGCGCGTGGCCGTGTTCCGGTTCGTCTACCCCGGACGGGACAAGGAGACCGTGCTCCGCGAGGTCGAGCCGGTGCTCGGGCCGCGTCTGGCTGCGCTGGCCGAACGGGCGGCGCTCAGCGGAAACCCGGCGCTGCGCGGGTTGAGCGTGCGGGAGTACCTCGACCTGGTCCCGTTCCACGGCTCGCCCGACGACATCGCCGAGCGCGTCGCCACCGACCCGGCGATCGCCGCGGGTGCGACGGACTTCGTCGCCAACTTCTCCTACCGCGACGAGTTCGACGTCGCGAACGCACAAGCCCGCGTGCACACGCTGGCGACCGAGATCGGGCCGGCGATCGGGTGGCGGCCCGCGGTCGCCCTCCGATGA
- a CDS encoding LLM class flavin-dependent oxidoreductase, translating to MPAPYLALGLAGPHLVELTSSPGLLARWDALPAAFTVLGLDRVDGSAPAGQTLDSSAVGAALAGRTTRGRFLIVASPQRDHPYNLARRVASLGHLSRGRSGLLVGVRDAYAAPERATPARANDAARAVRALEQSWPYDSIVGDRETGILVRSNEIVHVDLGGEFPIAGPLNAPEPPTGASVIAWYGPGAVSPGPVDLVIGEGGSVAVTPLGETPPRDAAGVLLRAAPGQTADELLTAAEELLAEGFRPVGAGPLRAALGLAAPPRRAAGRAAFPVPQPNPSLSTPRSRS from the coding sequence ATGCCTGCTCCCTACCTCGCACTCGGACTCGCCGGGCCGCACCTCGTCGAGCTGACCAGCAGTCCGGGCCTGCTCGCCCGGTGGGACGCGCTGCCCGCGGCGTTCACCGTTCTCGGGCTCGACCGGGTCGACGGAAGCGCACCGGCCGGGCAGACCCTGGACAGCAGCGCGGTGGGCGCCGCCCTGGCCGGCCGCACGACCCGGGGGCGCTTCCTGATCGTGGCGAGCCCGCAGCGCGATCACCCCTACAACCTGGCCCGGCGCGTCGCCTCCCTCGGGCACCTGTCGCGGGGCCGGAGCGGGCTGCTCGTCGGCGTGCGGGACGCCTACGCGGCTCCCGAGCGGGCCACCCCGGCCAGGGCCAACGACGCGGCTCGCGCGGTCCGGGCGCTGGAACAGAGCTGGCCCTACGACTCGATCGTCGGGGACCGGGAAACCGGGATCCTGGTGCGCTCGAACGAGATCGTGCACGTCGACCTGGGTGGCGAGTTCCCGATCGCGGGACCGCTGAACGCGCCGGAACCGCCCACCGGTGCCTCGGTGATCGCCTGGTACGGACCCGGAGCGGTCAGCCCAGGCCCGGTCGACCTGGTCATCGGGGAGGGCGGGTCCGTCGCCGTCACCCCGCTCGGCGAGACGCCACCGCGCGATGCCGCCGGCGTGCTCCTGCGCGCTGCGCCCGGGCAGACGGCCGACGAGCTGCTGACGGCCGCGGAAGAGCTGCTGGCCGAGGGGTTCCGGCCGGTCGGTGCCGGCCCGTTGCGCGCGGCGCTCGGGTTGGCCGCCCCACCACGGCGGGCGGCCGGGCGTGCCGCGTTCCCCGTTCCCCAGCCGAATCCGTCGCTGTCGACCCCGAGGAGCCGTTCATGA
- a CDS encoding biotin/lipoyl-binding carrier protein: protein MAERIHAEIVAKVIEVARGEGADLAAGDAVLLLESMKMEIPVLTGTAGRLSHLAVGVGDVVQEGDLLAVIEVP from the coding sequence GTGGCCGAGCGAATTCACGCGGAGATCGTCGCCAAGGTGATCGAGGTTGCCCGGGGCGAAGGGGCCGACCTCGCGGCGGGTGATGCGGTCCTGCTGCTGGAGTCGATGAAGATGGAGATCCCGGTGCTGACCGGGACCGCCGGCCGGCTGAGCCACCTGGCGGTGGGCGTCGGTGACGTCGTCCAGGAGGGCGATCTCCTGGCCGTCATCGAGGTGCCGTGA
- a CDS encoding NtaA/DmoA family FMN-dependent monooxygenase (This protein belongs to a clade of FMN-dependent monooxygenases, within a broader family of flavin-dependent oxidoreductases, the luciferase-like monooxygenase (LMM) family, some of whose members use coenzyme F420 rather than FMN.), whose translation MTDRRTGHVILGINVLVLGYLPAAWQSPLLKKDSFVDPAYWETIGRTAERGTLDAIFLADGPLLGDPAHDANPIRLEPTVNWGHVAAATERVGLVATASTTFNDPFELAERLLSWDHLSGGRAGWNIVTTRGATAARNFGLPDVPLRDDRYDRAAEFVDVVRALWDSAVTGEDISHRGELFQLDGRLRVPPSRQGSPVLLQAGGSPKGRELAGRVAEGVFAAELTKDKAIEHYRLVKRLARAHGRSPDDVKILPGLLLTLGSTEEEARRRNDELHDAGPAAYSVQWLSQSIGYDASKLELDEPFPEEVLAAPADPQTFQGSMGFRESIVAQIRRTNPTVREYLRQTRYTGSGHAGFVGTPEQLADHIEDWFHSGAIDGFNLQPDVLVDGLEVIADELVPLLRRRGLYRHDYETDTLRGHFRAASPTPRFD comes from the coding sequence ATGACCGACCGCCGCACGGGGCACGTGATCCTGGGCATCAACGTGCTCGTCCTGGGCTACCTCCCGGCCGCCTGGCAGTCACCGCTGCTGAAGAAGGACTCCTTCGTCGATCCCGCGTACTGGGAGACCATCGGTCGGACCGCGGAACGCGGCACGCTCGACGCGATCTTCCTGGCCGACGGCCCGCTGCTGGGCGATCCGGCCCACGACGCGAACCCGATCCGCCTCGAGCCCACCGTGAACTGGGGTCACGTCGCCGCGGCCACCGAGCGGGTCGGGCTCGTGGCGACCGCGTCCACCACCTTCAACGATCCGTTCGAGCTCGCCGAGCGGCTGCTGTCGTGGGACCACCTCTCCGGCGGTCGCGCGGGGTGGAACATCGTGACCACGCGGGGGGCGACCGCGGCGCGGAACTTCGGCCTGCCCGACGTGCCACTGCGCGACGACCGCTACGACCGCGCCGCGGAGTTCGTCGACGTGGTGCGCGCGTTGTGGGACTCGGCGGTCACCGGCGAGGACATCAGCCACCGCGGCGAACTGTTCCAGCTGGACGGGCGGTTGCGGGTACCCCCCTCCCGGCAGGGCAGCCCGGTTCTCCTGCAGGCCGGTGGCTCGCCGAAGGGACGGGAGCTCGCCGGCCGCGTCGCCGAGGGGGTGTTCGCGGCCGAGCTCACCAAGGACAAGGCGATCGAGCACTACCGCCTGGTCAAACGTCTTGCCCGGGCCCACGGCCGGTCGCCTGACGACGTCAAGATCCTGCCCGGTCTGCTCCTGACACTGGGCAGCACCGAGGAGGAGGCCCGCCGGCGCAACGACGAACTCCACGACGCCGGGCCCGCGGCGTACTCGGTGCAGTGGCTCTCGCAGTCGATCGGGTACGACGCCTCGAAGCTCGAACTCGACGAGCCCTTCCCCGAAGAGGTCCTCGCCGCCCCGGCGGATCCGCAGACGTTCCAGGGCAGCATGGGTTTCCGCGAATCGATCGTCGCGCAGATCCGCCGCACCAACCCGACGGTGCGCGAGTACCTGCGGCAGACGCGCTACACCGGCTCCGGGCACGCGGGTTTCGTCGGCACGCCGGAGCAGCTGGCCGACCACATCGAGGACTGGTTCCACTCCGGAGCGATCGACGGGTTCAACCTCCAGCCCGATGTGCTGGTCGACGGGCTGGAGGTGATCGCCGACGAACTGGTGCCCCTCCTGCGCCGGCGGGGGCTCTACCGGCACGACTACGAAACCGACACGCTGCGCGGCCACTTCCGGGCCGCTTCGCCGACCCCGCGCTTCGACTGA